A stretch of Chthonomonas sp. DNA encodes these proteins:
- the rplE gene encoding 50S ribosomal protein L5, whose translation MAKKSAPEKTPTGALPAPRLKKVYREQVTAKLTEQFNYKSPMELPKLDKIVLNMAVKAGDDKGLENCMRDMQIITGQKPIVTVARQAVSNFKLREGYKIGCKVTLRGDRALHWLDKLCTVVLPRIRDFQGLSANSFDGRGNYALGLKEQLVFPEISYDTFDKIRGMDVIICTTAKTDDEARVFLKAMGLPLRDK comes from the coding sequence ATGGCTAAGAAATCCGCCCCCGAGAAGACGCCGACTGGCGCATTGCCGGCGCCGCGCCTGAAAAAGGTGTATCGCGAGCAGGTGACCGCCAAGCTGACGGAACAGTTCAACTACAAGTCGCCGATGGAGTTGCCAAAGCTCGACAAGATCGTGCTTAACATGGCCGTCAAGGCCGGTGATGACAAGGGTCTTGAGAACTGCATGCGAGATATGCAGATCATTACGGGTCAAAAGCCCATCGTGACCGTAGCTCGACAAGCCGTTTCTAACTTCAAGCTCCGCGAAGGATACAAGATCGGCTGCAAAGTGACATTGCGCGGCGATCGCGCGCTGCACTGGCTGGACAAGCTGTGCACCGTGGTTCTCCCGCGTATCCGAGACTTCCAAGGTCTGTCTGCGAACAGCTTCGACGGCCGTGGCAACTATGCCCTCGGTCTGAAGGAGCAGCTCGTGTTCCCGGAGATCTCGTACGATACGTTTGACAAAATCCGAGGCATGGACGTGATCATCTGCACCACGGCCAAGACTGACGACGAAGCGCGCGTATTCCTGAAGGCTATGGGCCTTCCGCTTCGCGACAAGTAA
- the rplP gene encoding 50S ribosomal protein L16: MLMPKRVKHRKMHRGRMCGIATRGNFLDFGDFAIIALECGWITSRQIEAARIAMTRHIRRGGKVWIRIFPDKSYTKKPLEQRMGKGKAPVEGWVAVVKPGRVMFEMAGPTEDVAKEAMRLAIMKMPIRCKFVTKADYENGAPLEAGKEHALAVAARKKEIRAKRGEVHYGPKKVTAADLEAAEAGAPATQTATGDNE; encoded by the coding sequence ATGTTGATGCCTAAACGAGTTAAGCACCGAAAGATGCACCGCGGACGCATGTGCGGCATCGCCACGCGAGGAAACTTCCTCGACTTCGGCGACTTCGCCATCATTGCGCTGGAGTGTGGCTGGATTACGAGCCGACAGATTGAAGCCGCTCGTATCGCCATGACCCGCCACATTCGACGTGGTGGTAAGGTCTGGATCCGCATCTTCCCCGATAAGTCGTACACCAAGAAGCCGCTTGAGCAGCGCATGGGTAAGGGCAAAGCTCCCGTCGAAGGATGGGTGGCCGTTGTCAAGCCCGGACGCGTGATGTTCGAAATGGCTGGCCCGACGGAAGATGTGGCAAAGGAAGCCATGCGCTTGGCCATCATGAAGATGCCCATCCGCTGCAAGTTTGTTACCAAGGCTGACTATGAGAACGGCGCCCCCCTGGAAGCCGGCAAGGAGCACGCACTCGCTGTCGCGGCTCGCAAGAAGGAGATTCGAGCGAAGCGCGGTGAGGTCCATTACGGACCAAAGAAGGTGACTGCTGCTGATCTCGAAGCCGCCGAAGCAGGCGCGCCTGCGACGCAGACCGCAACGGGGGACAACGAATAA
- a CDS encoding DNA polymerase III subunit alpha — translation MCESFCHIHNHTEYSLLDGANRIPEMVARAKELGQSALAITDHGVMFGVVEFYAECQKKGIKPLIGMEAYVAPNGRLNKAGREENQTFHLLLLAKDADGYRNLCKLHTVAALEGFYYKPRIDHDLLAQHAKGLIGTSACLGSEVCQFLLKGQYDEAQKRAGFYKEIFDQDSFFIELQDHRLMEQARIKPDLLRIAKELDLPVIATNDAHYLCRDSNRAHDVLLCIGTGSLVSDEKRLKFETDEFYLKSTDEMAALFPDNLEALTNTGHIADMCDVELGQSRAPMPQPNIPDGVSSSEYLRQQCERGLRDRAKDLDEQTMARLNYELGVIERTGYEDYILLVQEFTDYARKQGIAFGARGSAAGSLVSYSVGITDVDPIEYDLTFERFLNPERVSMPDIDLDFEDARREEVIRYVVERFGKEQTAQIITFGTLGAKAAIKDAGRVLGYAPIETDKLCKTIQNVPGMTLQKAAESSAEFRQIVQSSPRYQQLVDVAKDIEGIARHPGVHAAGVVISRGPLTDYIPLYRGNDGQTVTAFEMGILEKIGLLKMDFLGLSNLTVLSRAVENLQATRPELGRLDWRNFPLDDQKTYEMLSRGDTVGVFQLESGGMRRNIIELKPQNVRELAAMVALYRPGPMEHISTFVDCKFGRKPMKFIDERMRPVLEETYGVIVYQDQVLKLVQALAGFSLGKADILRRAMGKKDKDAMDSMKVEFLEGCAERGVETAAAETVWELLLPFAGYAFNKAHAICYAMIAYQTAYLKANYPVEYMTALLAVYQSKEDRVTACIEECRKMDIRVLPPSVNQSQSDFSIEPIQASKKSKETHNAIRFGLAAIKGVGEGLVAGIIEERAKGPFTHLYEFCERVKEAGLNRTALEALIKAGALNDIDKNRAKLLAYVDGALVFADQAVRMRQAGQDSLFGGTSEQATDEPHYPVLPEKEPFGRTKTLSDEKEVMGIYISDHPLRGLDRSLRTAATHSCASIEEAEDGASVRIAGVIAGLRTVITKSRGEKMASLVVEDFTGQVAATVFPATFSKFTHVIEKDRVVVVRGVVSHRERMGGGEKTIEIRVEEIGELEVVEQATSIDDDDTLEGSMTVRILRATRTQMRDFAHVVTKHPGAYQCLVVTGDSNDYLPVELRARVSGDDTFVNAVRACFSCEIERAPKHMMLANLVAEDSYASATSA, via the coding sequence ATGTGCGAATCGTTCTGCCATATCCATAACCACACCGAGTACAGCCTGCTCGACGGGGCTAACCGTATCCCGGAAATGGTGGCGCGGGCCAAGGAACTGGGGCAGAGTGCGCTCGCGATCACTGACCATGGCGTGATGTTCGGGGTGGTCGAGTTCTACGCCGAGTGCCAGAAGAAGGGAATCAAGCCGCTGATCGGGATGGAGGCGTACGTCGCTCCGAACGGACGGCTGAACAAAGCCGGGCGCGAAGAGAACCAAACCTTCCATCTCTTGCTTCTGGCCAAAGATGCCGACGGATACCGAAACCTCTGCAAGCTCCACACGGTGGCTGCGCTCGAAGGGTTTTACTACAAGCCGCGCATCGACCACGACTTGCTTGCCCAGCACGCCAAGGGACTTATCGGCACGAGCGCCTGCCTGGGTTCGGAAGTCTGCCAGTTTCTGCTGAAGGGGCAGTACGATGAAGCCCAAAAGCGCGCTGGCTTCTACAAAGAGATCTTTGACCAGGACAGCTTCTTTATCGAGCTTCAGGATCACCGGCTCATGGAGCAAGCACGCATCAAGCCGGACCTACTCCGGATCGCCAAGGAACTTGACCTGCCCGTCATCGCTACTAACGATGCCCACTACCTGTGTCGCGACTCGAACCGAGCACACGACGTGCTTCTCTGCATTGGCACGGGTTCGCTTGTCTCGGATGAGAAGCGCCTGAAGTTCGAAACGGACGAGTTCTATCTCAAATCGACTGACGAAATGGCCGCTCTCTTTCCGGACAATCTGGAAGCGCTGACGAACACAGGCCACATCGCGGACATGTGTGATGTCGAGCTTGGGCAGTCACGTGCCCCCATGCCACAGCCGAACATCCCCGACGGGGTCTCGAGCTCGGAGTACCTTCGCCAGCAGTGCGAACGAGGCTTGCGCGACCGCGCCAAGGATTTGGACGAGCAGACCATGGCGCGCCTGAACTACGAGCTCGGAGTGATCGAGCGGACCGGCTACGAAGACTACATCTTGTTGGTACAGGAGTTCACCGACTACGCGCGCAAGCAAGGAATTGCCTTCGGCGCGAGAGGTTCGGCCGCAGGCTCGCTTGTGTCGTACTCCGTGGGAATCACGGACGTCGACCCGATCGAGTACGACCTGACTTTCGAACGGTTCCTCAACCCTGAGCGCGTCTCGATGCCCGATATCGACTTGGACTTCGAGGACGCCCGGCGTGAAGAGGTTATCCGATACGTGGTCGAGCGATTCGGCAAAGAGCAGACCGCGCAGATCATCACATTCGGGACTCTTGGCGCGAAGGCGGCGATCAAGGATGCGGGCCGGGTTCTTGGTTACGCCCCGATAGAAACCGACAAGCTTTGCAAGACAATCCAAAACGTCCCGGGAATGACGCTTCAGAAGGCCGCCGAATCCAGCGCGGAGTTCCGCCAGATCGTCCAATCTAGCCCGCGGTATCAGCAGCTTGTGGACGTCGCGAAGGACATCGAGGGGATTGCTCGGCACCCTGGTGTCCACGCCGCCGGCGTTGTCATCTCGCGCGGCCCACTTACCGATTACATCCCTCTGTATCGCGGCAACGACGGCCAGACGGTCACCGCGTTTGAAATGGGGATCCTGGAGAAAATCGGATTGCTCAAGATGGACTTCTTGGGACTCTCGAACCTCACCGTGCTGTCGCGAGCGGTCGAGAATCTGCAGGCGACTCGCCCTGAGCTCGGCCGCTTGGACTGGCGAAACTTCCCTCTGGACGACCAGAAGACTTACGAGATGCTCAGTCGAGGGGACACCGTCGGTGTCTTCCAACTTGAATCCGGCGGCATGCGCCGCAACATCATCGAGCTCAAGCCGCAAAACGTCCGTGAACTCGCAGCCATGGTCGCGCTCTATCGACCCGGTCCGATGGAGCACATCTCGACGTTTGTGGATTGCAAGTTCGGTCGTAAACCGATGAAGTTCATCGACGAGCGGATGCGCCCGGTCTTGGAAGAAACGTATGGCGTCATTGTCTATCAGGATCAGGTTCTGAAGCTGGTGCAGGCACTCGCCGGATTCAGCCTCGGGAAGGCCGACATCCTCCGCAGGGCGATGGGAAAGAAGGACAAGGACGCGATGGACTCGATGAAAGTCGAGTTCTTGGAAGGTTGCGCAGAGCGCGGCGTTGAGACCGCGGCGGCGGAGACGGTTTGGGAGCTGCTGCTCCCGTTCGCGGGTTACGCGTTCAACAAAGCGCACGCCATTTGCTACGCGATGATCGCCTACCAGACCGCGTACCTCAAAGCGAACTATCCGGTGGAGTACATGACCGCGCTGCTCGCGGTCTATCAGAGCAAGGAGGACCGGGTCACGGCGTGCATCGAAGAATGCCGAAAGATGGATATCCGTGTCCTTCCGCCCAGCGTCAATCAATCTCAGTCTGACTTCAGCATCGAGCCGATCCAGGCTTCCAAGAAGTCGAAAGAAACCCACAACGCGATCCGGTTCGGTCTCGCTGCCATCAAGGGCGTCGGCGAGGGGCTCGTCGCGGGAATCATCGAGGAGCGAGCCAAGGGACCTTTCACTCACCTATACGAATTTTGCGAGCGCGTAAAGGAGGCTGGCCTGAATCGAACTGCGCTGGAGGCGCTCATCAAGGCCGGTGCCCTCAACGACATCGACAAAAACCGCGCCAAGCTCTTAGCGTACGTTGACGGCGCGCTCGTGTTCGCCGATCAAGCGGTGCGTATGCGTCAGGCGGGGCAGGATTCGCTGTTTGGCGGTACCTCAGAGCAAGCCACGGACGAGCCGCACTATCCGGTGCTCCCAGAGAAAGAGCCCTTTGGTCGGACCAAGACCCTTAGCGACGAGAAGGAAGTCATGGGGATCTACATTTCGGACCACCCACTCCGTGGGCTCGATCGATCTTTACGGACCGCGGCCACCCACTCTTGCGCGAGCATCGAGGAGGCAGAGGACGGCGCATCCGTTCGGATCGCGGGCGTCATCGCAGGCCTGCGCACGGTGATCACCAAGAGCCGGGGCGAGAAAATGGCGTCCCTGGTGGTGGAGGATTTTACCGGTCAGGTCGCGGCGACGGTCTTTCCGGCGACCTTCTCCAAGTTCACGCACGTGATCGAGAAGGATCGGGTCGTCGTCGTCCGTGGGGTGGTCAGCCACCGCGAGCGCATGGGTGGTGGTGAAAAGACCATCGAGATTCGGGTGGAAGAGATCGGTGAGCTTGAGGTTGTGGAGCAGGCAACGTCCATCGACGACGACGACACCCTTGAGGGGAGCATGACGGTCCGGATCCTGCGCGCAACCCGAACTCAGATGCGGGACTTCGCCCATGTCGTGACGAAGCATCCGGGTGCTTACCAGTGTTTGGTTGTCACCGGCGATTCGAACGACTATCTGCCGGTGGAACTCCGGGCGCGAGTGAGTGGCGATGATACGTTTGTCAATGCCGTCCGCGCTTGCTTCTCCTGCGAGATCGAGCGTGCGCCAAAGCACATGATGCTTGCAAATCTCGTGGCCGAAGACAGCTACGCGAGCGCGACCAGCGCCTGA
- the rpsS gene encoding 30S ribosomal protein S19 yields the protein MARSIKKGFFVDDHLVKKVDAMNAAGEKKLIKTWSRRSTIIPDMIGHTIAVHDGRKHVPVFVTENMIGHKLGEFAPTRTYKGHATGIPDRGVKLR from the coding sequence ATGGCAAGAAGTATTAAGAAGGGGTTCTTCGTCGATGACCACCTCGTAAAGAAGGTGGACGCGATGAATGCCGCTGGAGAAAAGAAACTCATCAAAACTTGGTCGAGGCGCTCGACCATCATTCCTGACATGATCGGTCATACGATCGCTGTTCACGACGGCCGCAAGCACGTGCCCGTCTTTGTGACGGAGAACATGATCGGCCACAAGCTGGGCGAGTTTGCCCCGACCCGCACCTACAAGGGTCACGCAACCGGAATCCCCGACCGAGGAGTGAAGCTGCGATAA
- the rpsQ gene encoding 30S ribosomal protein S17, producing MSEVRNRRKIRQGLVVSAKMEKTVVVKVERRVQHPLYGKTVLKSERFKAHVDDAALGQKVDEGDTVEIMETRPISRDKHWRVTRIIEKVK from the coding sequence ATGAGTGAAGTACGCAATCGCCGCAAGATCCGCCAAGGTCTCGTCGTTAGCGCCAAGATGGAAAAGACTGTCGTCGTCAAGGTCGAGCGACGCGTTCAGCACCCGCTGTACGGAAAGACGGTTCTTAAGTCCGAGCGCTTCAAGGCGCACGTCGATGACGCAGCACTGGGCCAGAAGGTCGATGAAGGGGATACGGTAGAGATCATGGAGACTCGCCCGATCAGCCGCGACAAGCACTGGCGCGTGACTCGCATCATCGAAAAGGTCAAGTAA
- the rplX gene encoding 50S ribosomal protein L24: MPTKKEIKELAKHTKLKIRTGDKVVIISGKDKGKTGFVAAVSPKEQKVIVLQENPENADQPIPLNRVIKHRKPRSQGERGARIALPAPIHVSNVMVLDNAGKASRVGRRVEGEKIVRYSKSDGKTIVDTPNIVKKD; this comes from the coding sequence ATGCCTACGAAGAAAGAAATCAAGGAATTGGCCAAGCACACCAAGCTGAAGATTCGAACCGGCGATAAGGTTGTGATCATCAGCGGTAAGGATAAGGGCAAGACCGGCTTCGTCGCCGCCGTCAGCCCGAAAGAGCAGAAGGTGATCGTGCTCCAGGAGAACCCGGAGAACGCCGACCAGCCAATCCCCCTCAACCGCGTCATCAAGCACCGAAAGCCGCGCTCGCAAGGCGAGCGAGGCGCACGCATCGCGCTTCCTGCACCGATCCATGTCAGCAATGTCATGGTTCTGGACAATGCGGGTAAAGCAAGCCGCGTGGGCCGCCGGGTCGAAGGTGAGAAGATCGTCCGCTACTCGAAGAGCGATGGCAAGACGATCGTCGATACCCCCAACATTGTTAAGAAGGACTAA
- a CDS encoding aminotransferase class I/II-fold pyridoxal phosphate-dependent enzyme — protein sequence MLDSRSDEWILQHEGESVHHLGAVTPPIFQTSTFVHESVAAWQAVTDPADPLAPYVYSRLTNPTLAVVEAKLAALEGTESARLVGSGMAAMSSAILHCVNAGDHIVSIDTGYGPTMRFLKEYLGTKFGITTTFVDGSNTEAILAAVQPNTRLIYLETPSSLFFQVQNIPRITAFARQRGILTMIDSTFSAGIRWKPAALGVDLVCHTASKFFGGHSDVVGGVIAGSRAHLDAILVNEIELLGNIMSPFVGWLVLRGMRTLKVRLEHHAQTATEVASWLGTRPEIDQVIHVGSPSHPQAALAQQLGLQPGALISFTVHQTDRAKVHAFVDRLKVFQIGVSWGGFESLAVTMTAQPMAWSEPRELVRIYCGLESAQDLISDLNQALVALA from the coding sequence ATGTTAGACTCCCGCAGCGATGAGTGGATCCTTCAGCACGAAGGTGAGTCCGTGCACCATCTCGGTGCCGTTACACCACCGATCTTTCAGACGTCAACTTTCGTGCACGAGTCCGTCGCAGCGTGGCAGGCGGTCACGGACCCCGCCGACCCGCTCGCGCCATACGTCTATAGCAGGCTGACGAACCCCACGCTTGCCGTTGTCGAGGCAAAGCTCGCCGCCTTGGAAGGGACCGAATCTGCGCGGCTAGTCGGCAGCGGAATGGCGGCCATGAGCTCGGCGATTCTCCACTGCGTCAATGCCGGCGACCATATCGTGTCAATCGACACGGGTTACGGGCCTACGATGCGTTTCCTGAAGGAGTACTTGGGTACCAAGTTCGGTATCACCACGACCTTTGTGGACGGTTCGAATACCGAAGCCATTCTCGCGGCGGTCCAGCCGAACACGCGCCTGATTTACCTCGAAACCCCTTCAAGCCTCTTCTTTCAGGTTCAAAACATCCCGCGCATCACAGCTTTCGCTCGCCAGCGCGGCATCCTGACAATGATCGACTCGACCTTCAGCGCGGGCATCCGGTGGAAGCCAGCCGCCCTGGGTGTAGACCTTGTGTGTCACACCGCCAGCAAGTTTTTCGGCGGGCACAGCGACGTCGTCGGGGGCGTCATCGCTGGCTCGCGCGCGCACCTGGACGCAATCCTGGTGAACGAGATTGAGCTACTGGGCAACATCATGTCGCCGTTCGTCGGCTGGCTCGTGCTACGAGGCATGCGAACGCTGAAAGTGCGGCTGGAACACCACGCGCAGACCGCCACCGAGGTCGCCAGTTGGCTTGGCACGCGACCCGAGATCGACCAAGTCATCCATGTCGGTTCGCCCAGTCACCCGCAAGCTGCACTAGCGCAGCAACTTGGCCTCCAGCCCGGAGCGCTTATTTCGTTCACTGTGCACCAAACCGATCGGGCCAAGGTTCACGCTTTTGTGGACCGGCTCAAGGTCTTCCAGATCGGTGTCAGTTGGGGCGGCTTTGAGAGCTTGGCGGTCACGATGACGGCTCAGCCGATGGCCTGGTCGGAACCCAGAGAGCTCGTGCGGATCTATTGCGGACTAGAGTCAGCCCAAGATCTGATCAGCGACCTCAATCAGGCGCTGGTCGCGCTCGCGTAG
- the rplV gene encoding 50S ribosomal protein L22, which translates to MEVRAVAKYVKVQPRKVRLVANEIKGGPAVMSAHKLQYHPSKGAKLLRKVLVSAIANAIENNGAQADALRIARISIDEGPRMKRVSQRAQGRGNRILKKTSHITVVLEDFEPAAEVKPHGTKAKPRPKFEAPKKSKKAEPKASAPAAEETPAVEEEVKTEAEAPVVTEAEAAPEAPVADAEGEKAE; encoded by the coding sequence ATGGAAGTTAGAGCAGTTGCAAAATACGTTAAGGTGCAGCCCCGCAAGGTCCGACTCGTCGCAAACGAGATCAAGGGTGGACCGGCGGTCATGAGCGCCCACAAGCTTCAGTACCACCCGAGCAAGGGTGCGAAGCTCCTCCGCAAGGTTTTGGTCAGCGCGATCGCTAACGCAATCGAGAACAACGGCGCACAAGCCGACGCTCTGCGGATTGCTCGCATCAGCATCGACGAGGGCCCTCGCATGAAGCGAGTCAGTCAGCGAGCCCAGGGTCGCGGAAATCGCATCCTGAAGAAGACCTCGCACATCACCGTCGTGCTGGAAGATTTCGAGCCAGCCGCCGAAGTGAAGCCGCACGGTACCAAGGCGAAGCCAAGACCGAAGTTCGAGGCTCCGAAGAAGTCGAAGAAGGCAGAGCCGAAGGCGTCTGCACCGGCTGCGGAAGAGACTCCAGCGGTTGAGGAAGAAGTGAAGACCGAAGCAGAAGCTCCGGTCGTGACCGAGGCAGAAGCCGCGCCAGAAGCGCCCGTCGCCGATGCCGAAGGCGAGAAGGCGGAATAA
- a CDS encoding alpha/beta hydrolase, with amino-acid sequence MLATLLSLTLLAQAPETITYSKIDGVDLQMDVYRPAATAAKTPAFAVVVIHGGAWMGGNRVDMRDLCTALTKQGFVAASVSYRLAPKFKYPTMIQDVQTAVRYLRANSKALNIRRDKIGAAGASAGGQLSLMLGSTESRMRTSREATNQSSKVQVVLNLFGPVDMTIAQDYGRALDPVFSAVLGKPRAEAAALIKAASPYYSFTRESAPTFTIHGDKDPLVPVNQAKVLEAKLTELNVPHETRIVPGMAHGIDMKVPGTGKALQDGIDYLRKWLR; translated from the coding sequence ATGCTCGCGACACTGCTCAGCCTCACTCTCCTCGCGCAAGCTCCGGAGACGATCACATACTCCAAGATTGACGGGGTCGACCTGCAAATGGATGTCTATCGGCCGGCTGCGACCGCAGCGAAAACGCCTGCGTTTGCCGTCGTGGTGATCCACGGTGGAGCTTGGATGGGCGGCAATCGCGTCGACATGCGCGATCTCTGCACCGCGCTTACCAAACAAGGGTTCGTGGCAGCCAGCGTGAGCTATCGCCTAGCACCCAAGTTCAAGTACCCGACGATGATCCAGGACGTCCAGACGGCCGTCCGGTACCTCCGGGCAAACTCCAAGGCGCTCAACATCCGTCGCGACAAAATTGGGGCCGCCGGAGCTAGTGCGGGAGGCCAACTGTCGCTTATGCTCGGCAGCACCGAGTCCCGCATGCGAACCAGTCGCGAAGCCACGAACCAATCGAGCAAGGTCCAAGTGGTTCTTAATCTCTTTGGGCCGGTCGACATGACAATCGCGCAAGACTACGGCCGTGCACTTGACCCCGTCTTTTCGGCGGTTCTCGGAAAACCGCGAGCCGAAGCTGCTGCGCTGATCAAGGCGGCGAGCCCGTACTATTCTTTCACTCGCGAGTCTGCCCCAACGTTCACCATCCACGGGGATAAGGACCCGCTCGTTCCCGTGAACCAAGCCAAAGTTCTGGAGGCGAAGCTCACCGAGCTCAACGTCCCCCATGAGACGCGTATCGTGCCGGGCATGGCGCACGGGATCGATATGAAAGTCCCTGGGACAGGGAAGGCGCTCCAGGACGGGATTGACTACCTACGCAAATGGTTGCGATAG
- the rpmC gene encoding 50S ribosomal protein L29 translates to MKDTKAAEMRDKSVPELEEMLAKERAELYKARRDLVFRQMTDVSSLKVRRHNIARILTIIEEKKRGNA, encoded by the coding sequence ATGAAAGACACGAAAGCCGCTGAGATGCGTGATAAGAGCGTGCCCGAACTTGAAGAGATGCTGGCCAAGGAGCGAGCAGAGCTTTACAAGGCGCGACGTGACTTGGTGTTCCGCCAGATGACCGATGTGTCGAGCCTCAAGGTTCGACGACACAACATCGCGCGCATCTTGACGATCATCGAAGAGAAGAAGCGAGGGAACGCCTAA
- a CDS encoding Type 1 glutamine amidotransferase-like domain-containing protein yields the protein MVAIAAGVLLLAGGGTTPDEVVERFLHEIGGKNQRIVVLGQTREDPKRAQSSVELLKEHGATNVSLCDSTTFDRHSLKALEQDWASVRGFWVPGGDQEQFMTRFGRRWARSYFQRRLSEGVVFFGTSAGSMICSDTMIAYSDHAGAPVLQQGLGLTRLMIDTHYRERKRHSRLKSAFEQTLSASGAVGIETGEWVVISGDRVIESHGTPEVFTR from the coding sequence ATGGTTGCGATAGCCGCAGGCGTGCTGCTACTCGCGGGAGGCGGGACGACGCCTGACGAGGTCGTCGAGCGTTTCCTACATGAGATCGGCGGAAAGAACCAGCGCATCGTTGTCCTGGGACAAACGCGCGAGGACCCCAAGCGAGCGCAGTCTTCGGTGGAGTTGCTGAAAGAGCACGGCGCAACGAACGTCTCGCTTTGCGATTCGACGACCTTCGACCGTCACTCACTGAAGGCCCTAGAGCAGGATTGGGCTAGCGTCCGTGGCTTCTGGGTGCCGGGCGGTGACCAGGAACAGTTCATGACTCGGTTCGGCCGCAGGTGGGCGCGCAGCTACTTCCAACGACGCCTAAGCGAAGGGGTCGTGTTCTTCGGGACAAGCGCGGGATCAATGATCTGCAGCGATACGATGATCGCCTACAGCGACCACGCGGGCGCGCCGGTGCTCCAGCAAGGGCTTGGACTCACCCGGCTCATGATCGACACCCACTACCGGGAGCGCAAGCGCCATTCGCGGCTCAAGTCTGCGTTCGAGCAGACCCTTTCGGCTTCCGGCGCGGTGGGCATAGAGACCGGTGAGTGGGTCGTTATCTCTGGGGATCGCGTGATCGAAAGCCACGGGACACCCGAAGTTTTCACGCGCTAG
- the rpsC gene encoding 30S ribosomal protein S3, with protein sequence MGQKIHPVGFRIGVIRGHDSHWFYDKKGYSVALEQDHRIRTALRKRLGIGNVSRVEIERAANRIKVNIFTSRPGAIIGRGGKGIDELSDNLNRMVRRDDPTSVVQVNVSEVRQPELDAQLIAENIAIQLEKRVSHRRAMRQAMTRCVRMNGRGIKVQVSGRLNGSDIARREQDKVGKIPLHTLRADIDYGTATAFTIYGSVGVKVWVYKGEVLPDKQRAEMARRAEEAEMSARPRRTREAVAPGQAEALATPQPAPQATEEKPANVDA encoded by the coding sequence ATGGGTCAGAAAATTCATCCAGTTGGTTTTCGTATCGGCGTCATCCGAGGGCATGACAGCCATTGGTTCTATGACAAGAAGGGCTACTCGGTAGCGCTGGAGCAGGATCACCGAATCCGCACGGCACTGCGCAAGCGACTCGGCATCGGAAACGTGAGCCGCGTCGAAATTGAGCGCGCTGCAAACCGGATCAAGGTGAACATCTTCACTTCGCGACCGGGCGCGATCATTGGCCGCGGCGGTAAGGGTATCGACGAGCTTAGCGACAACTTGAACCGAATGGTTCGCCGCGACGATCCCACTTCGGTTGTCCAGGTGAACGTTTCGGAAGTTCGACAGCCCGAGCTCGATGCTCAGCTGATCGCCGAGAACATCGCAATTCAACTTGAGAAGCGCGTAAGCCACCGTCGAGCCATGCGCCAGGCCATGACCCGATGCGTCCGAATGAACGGTCGCGGAATCAAGGTCCAGGTCTCGGGCCGACTCAACGGTTCGGACATCGCTCGCCGCGAGCAGGACAAGGTCGGCAAGATCCCCCTGCACACGCTCCGAGCGGACATCGACTACGGCACCGCGACCGCGTTCACCATCTACGGATCAGTCGGCGTGAAGGTCTGGGTCTATAAGGGCGAAGTCCTTCCCGATAAGCAGCGCGCCGAAATGGCCCGCCGTGCAGAGGAAGCCGAGATGAGCGCTCGACCGCGCCGAACCCGAGAGGCAGTCGCCCCGGGCCAGGCCGAAGCGCTCGCCACTCCGCAGCCCGCACCACAAGCAACAGAGGAGAAACCCGCAAATGTTGATGCCTAA
- the rplN gene encoding 50S ribosomal protein L14: MVQQFSRLKVADNSGAREIMCIRVLKGSQPRYGGVGDLIVGSVKSATPNMPVKKGEVVKAVIVRTRKAIRRADGSMLRFDDNACVVINPNNMEPRGTRIFGPVARELRDANFMKIVSLAPEVL; encoded by the coding sequence ATGGTACAGCAATTTTCTCGACTCAAGGTAGCAGACAACTCCGGTGCCCGCGAAATCATGTGTATTCGCGTGCTCAAGGGATCTCAGCCCCGATACGGCGGCGTGGGTGACCTCATTGTGGGTTCGGTCAAGTCTGCAACCCCCAACATGCCGGTCAAGAAGGGCGAAGTGGTTAAGGCCGTAATCGTCCGCACGCGCAAAGCGATTCGACGGGCCGACGGATCCATGCTTCGATTCGATGACAACGCCTGCGTCGTCATCAACCCGAACAACATGGAGCCGCGCGGAACCCGAATCTTTGGCCCGGTCGCACGCGAACTGCGAGACGCGAACTTCATGAAGATCGTGTCGCTCGCACCGGAGGTGCTTTAA